Below is a genomic region from Blochmannia endosymbiont of Camponotus modoc.
TCTTACCACGCCTTTTCACCCTTACCCATATTATTTTCTATAACAACATATTGTAAAAATAATTATCGGCGGTTTTCTTTCTGTTGCACTTGTCGTAGATTGGTATCCCCCAGGTGTTACCTGGCACTCTGCCCTATGGAGCCCGGACTTTCCTCCCCTTCATTTGTAATTACAGCAACTATATAATTACTGTAAACACAAAGAAGCAGCGATTGTCTAGCTAACTCCTCGAGGTATATTATAACCATTCTTTCTATGCTATGTCATCAATCAATGACATCTGATCGTTAATCTTATTTAATTTTTCATCTAGATATTTCTTATAAAGCATATTCTTTTTTACACCATATATATATCCTGCTAAAATTGCAGCTCTTTTTACAGGTAATTCAGATGCTAATAATCGCATGACCTGAAGTATTTTTGGGGACAATTCATTCTTTTTCAAACAATTTCCTGCTACAACTAAAACTATTTCTCCTTGAATCCGGGAATGATCTTTTTGTACCCAAGATAATAATTGACCAACAGGAGCTCCATAAATAGATTCCCATATTTTAGTTAATTCTCGAGCTAACACAACATGACGATCTAACCCAAAAACGCTAACCATATCTTTTAAAGTATCTATTATACGATGTTTTACATCATAAAAAATTAACGTACGTGATTCTTCTGATAAATCTCGCAAACGATCTATGCGTAATTTATGTTTATGTGGTAAAAATCCTTCAAAACAAAAACGATCCGATGGTAAACCAGATCCACACAATGCAGTAATAGCAGCACATGGTCCAGGCAAAGGAATAACTCGAATTTTTAATTTCTGACAAGATTG
It encodes:
- the rsmI gene encoding 16S rRNA (cytidine(1402)-2'-O)-methyltransferase produces the protein MLPSIPNFVSALYIVPTPIGNLQDITCRALSVLRQVDCIAAENTRRTRILLDFFSIHTSLYILHQYNEYKRIPMLISKLQGGLSIALVSDAGTPLINDPGYCLVQSCQKLKIRVIPLPGPCAAITALCGSGLPSDRFCFEGFLPHKHKLRIDRLRDLSEESRTLIFYDVKHRIIDTLKDMVSVFGLDRHVVLARELTKIWESIYGAPVGQLLSWVQKDHSRIQGEIVLVVAGNCLKKNELSPKILQVMRLLASELPVKRAAILAGYIYGVKKNMLYKKYLDEKLNKINDQMSLIDDIA